From one Formosa sediminum genomic stretch:
- a CDS encoding PepSY-associated TM helix domain-containing protein, whose amino-acid sequence MENKVSKKKKQKSTFRKINDWLHLWLGLVSGIIVFIVSITGCFYAFEQEVKDATEPWRFVKQQDVPFVPPSQLLDTAKVYMPKEKPTGLTYSNAEGAAAVGYSYYVNEKRNFTAIFINPYTGKFIKKEHSLGSNDFNFFRFIIDGHRALWLPYDIGRPIVGVFTLIFLFMLISGLIMWWPKNFKKSNLKKSFKIKWNAKIKRINYDLHNVLGFYSLIFALVLAITGLVMSFEWFADSVYYVTSAGEERPEHHHPHSDVNYANLVANNSSYSLDKAWYATRIQEMDAQGFYMTPILKDDDDAIEIIAFQDNKSYYNKNEYYYDQYTLKPLRMKGDRYEEADFSDQLTMLNYDIHIGAALGLTGKIFAFFISLICASLPVTGFIVWLSKKK is encoded by the coding sequence ATGGAAAACAAAGTGTCTAAAAAAAAGAAACAAAAAAGTACGTTTAGAAAAATAAACGACTGGTTACATCTTTGGTTAGGATTGGTATCTGGAATTATAGTTTTTATTGTAAGTATTACAGGGTGTTTTTATGCTTTCGAACAAGAGGTTAAAGATGCAACAGAACCTTGGCGTTTTGTAAAACAACAAGACGTTCCATTTGTGCCACCAAGCCAATTGTTAGATACTGCAAAAGTGTATATGCCTAAGGAAAAACCTACTGGTTTAACTTATAGTAATGCTGAAGGAGCAGCTGCTGTCGGTTATAGTTATTATGTTAATGAGAAACGGAATTTTACGGCTATTTTTATAAACCCATATACTGGGAAATTCATAAAAAAAGAACATAGCTTAGGGAGTAATGATTTTAATTTTTTTCGCTTTATTATAGATGGGCATAGAGCACTTTGGTTACCTTATGATATCGGTCGGCCTATTGTTGGAGTGTTCACACTTATCTTTCTATTTATGCTTATAAGTGGACTTATTATGTGGTGGCCTAAAAATTTTAAGAAATCTAACCTTAAAAAAAGTTTTAAAATAAAATGGAATGCTAAGATTAAACGTATTAATTACGACTTACATAATGTTTTAGGATTCTACAGTTTAATTTTTGCTTTAGTCCTTGCTATAACAGGACTGGTTATGAGTTTTGAATGGTTTGCAGATTCAGTGTACTATGTAACTTCTGCTGGTGAAGAACGTCCTGAACATCACCATCCGCATTCCGATGTGAATTATGCCAATTTAGTGGCTAATAATAGTAGTTATTCGCTCGACAAAGCTTGGTATGCAACACGTATACAAGAAATGGATGCTCAAGGTTTTTACATGACTCCTATTTTAAAAGATGACGATGATGCTATTGAAATTATTGCCTTTCAAGACAATAAATCTTATTATAATAAGAATGAATATTATTATGATCAATATACCTTAAAACCTCTAAGAATGAAAGGTGATCGCTACGAAGAAGCTGACTTTTCAGATCAATTAACCATGCTGAATTATGATATTCACATTGGAGCAGCTCTTGGGTTAACAGGTAAAATATTTGCATTTTTTATTAGTCTAATTTGTGCTAGTTTACCCGTAACTGGTTTTATAGTTTGGTTGAGTAAAAAAAAGTAA